The genome window AACATTGGACGGCCCGGTTATCGCCCGTATCATGGATAAGGATTTTATCACTTCGTCAGCTTTTAAGAAACAAGCTGCGGAACTAAAATCTGAAACCTATCTTAAAGGAAAAGGTATTGTTCAGGGTAAAGAAACACGTATTTTTCACTTAAGCATTTAAGCACAAGAATGAAGTTTATTCAATTAGCAGCAGTAGTTTTTCTGCTGGGCGGGAGCTTGCGTGCGGGTGCACAGGAATTATATGTCTTTACAGAACCGGCAAGTAATATGGCGGCCAAATCTATCGGAGTCAGAATTACCAATGAAGGGATCTTTAACGGTGGTGGAAACAGGACCATGCCAGAAGTGATGTTTAGCTTTAATAAAAACCTGATGACACATTTTCAGGGGTTTTTCTCTGATATGGATGGCAAATACAGACTGGAAGGGGGAAGCGTTTATGCAAAATACCGTTTCCTTTCTATCGATGATACGCAGCGGCATTTACGCGCGGCGGTATTCGGCAGGGTAAGTACCAGTAAAAGGCCAACTTATACAGAAGATATTAATCTGGAAGGTGATAATAGTGGAGTTCAGGGTGGGATAGTGGTGACTCAGCTACTTCATAAACTGGCTTTATCGGGTACGGTAAGCTATAGCAAAGCTTTTGATGTGGAAAGTCAGCGCGTAACAGGAACCCTACAGCCAGATCAGATGATCGGGTATAGTTTATCTTCTGGATACCTCGTGCTTCCATTCGTTTATAAAAACTACAATCAGCCAAATTTCAACGTTTACTTTGAAATGCTGGGTAAAACAAATCCGGCAAACGGAAAGTCTTACCTCGATCTTGCGCCCGCTTTACAGGTCATTCTGAATAGCAGAACGCGTATTGATCTGGGATACAGGTTCCAGGTAGCCGGAGATATGGCTGGCAGATATAATAAAAACATGTACCTGGTACGTGCAGAGTTTAATTTCTTTAACGTTTTAAAATAATATTATGAAAACAGTAATTTTAGGTTTAGCCCTTTTTTTAGGGGCATTTGTACAACCTGCCCTTGCGCAGAAAGCTGACGTATCTGGTAAATTTAACCAGAGTTTAAAAAGCTATTATGCTTTAAAAAATGCATTGGCAACGGATAAACCGGAGGAAGCTCCAAAATTAGCACTAGCCTTACAAAGCGCGGTTAAAGAAGTTCCGCACAAAGGATTTAAAGATACCAGACAACACCTGTTATGGATGTCTGAGTCGGCTGTAATTCAGCAGAAAGCAGTGGAACTAAGCAAAAGTAATGACTTAAAAAGTCAGCGTAAAAGTTTTGAAGGAATCAGCACTGCATTTATCAAATTAGCAAAAGAGCTGAAGCTGAATACGCAGGAAGCTTTTGTTCAATACTGTCCAATGGGTAAATTCAGCTGGTTGAATGAAGTGAAAGAAATACAGAACCCTTATTATGGGAGCCAAATGTACGACTGTGGTACTGTGAAAGATACGCTTGAAAAGAACTAAACATTTCTTATCATACATCAAGGGTTTTTGCCATAATTCCCTATACGTTTGTATTGTTATTTAAAACATACAATTTATGAAAAAGATATTTTTATTTCTGCTTGTTGCTTCCATCAGCACGGCATCATTTGCACAAACAAAGTGGTCTGTTGACCCTATGCATACCTTCATTAATTTTGAAGTTAAACATTTGGGGATCTCCTTTGTAAATGGGTCATTCAAGAAATTTGAAGGCACAATTGATGCAGCTAAACCAGATTTAACAGATGCTAAAATCAACTTTACTGTAGATGTAAACAGCGTTACTACTGGTGTTGAGATGAGAGACAATCATTTGAAAACAGACGATTTCTTCAATGCAGAGAAATATCCAACCATGACTTTTGTGGGTTCGTCTTTCAGGAAATTGAAAGATAATAATTATGAACTTGCTGGTAAACTGACTATCCGTGATGTAACGAAAGACGTAAAATTCAACGTTGTTTATGGCGGAATAGCTAAAGATCAGCAGGCAAATACAAGAGCGGGCTTTCACGCTACTACCACGGTTAACCGTTTAGATTATAACATTAAATATGATCCAAGTGGAATGGCAGTAGCTAAAGACATCAAAATTGAATTAAACCTGGAATTTGTTCAGGCTAAATAATATTCTTGTTTAAACTGAAGAGGGGTTGTTTAAGCAGGTGAATGCTTAAGCAACCCCTTTTTTTAGCTAAAAAATTATGGCAAACTTATCAGAGCTTAAAAATTTAACGGGTAATCTTCCTGTTCAGGATGAATTGATGCCTGTTTTGTTTATTGGTCATGGTTCTCCAATGAATGGGATCGAAGACAATGAATTTAGTCAAAAATGGGCTGACATGGGCCGTACAATGTCTGTTCCCAAAGCTGTTATTGTTGTTTCTGCACACTGGTTTACCAGGGGGACAGCAGTAACTGCAATGAATTTTCCGAAAACGATCCATGACTTTGGCGGATTTCCGCAGGCCTTATTTGATGTAGAATATCCTGCACCGGGCAGTCCTTTGCTGGCCGCAGAGACCGCAAAGTTAATTACCAGTACAGACGTTGTTTTAGATCATGACTGGGGACTGGATCATGGTGCATGGACAGTATTAGAGCATATGTTTCCAAAGGCTGATATCCCTGTGCTGCAATTGAGCATCGATTATACGAAAGATCCAAGGGCACATTATGAACTCGCTGCTGAGCTTTATCAGCTCCGCAGAAAGGGAGTATTGATTATGGGCAGTGGTAATATGGTTCATAATTTAAGAATGATGAACTGGGAAATGATAAACGGTGGGGGATATGACTGGGCACTGGAAATTAACGATCAGTTCAAGTCATTGATTATGAACAAAGAACATCAGCCACTGATGGCTTATCACAACCTGGGCAAAGCCGCTATGCTGGCTATTCCAACACCAGAACATTATTTGCCATTGTTATATACATTGGGCTTGCAAAATGAAAAGGAAGAAGTTGTACTTTTCAATGATAAGGCTGTTGGTGGTTCTTTAACGATGACCTCTGTCCGGATCAGCTAGATCCCACTCAATCAAAACAAGATCCTGTAACATTTGTAAAACCTTCTTTTCTGGCAGAGGACGAGGCTTAATTTTTTCATAAATTGCGGTCTAAGTTTAAATTAATGAAGAAATTCTGCCTCTTATTTTTATTGGGTTCCAGCATCGCACAGGCTCAGGAAAAACCTGTATTAACTGTAGAAAGTATAATGCGTGACCAGAAATGGCTGGGTGTTTCCCCATCTGATTACCATTGGTCTGGTGATAGTAAAACAATTTATTTCAAATGGAACCCAGAAAGTAAGGACAATAATGAGTCTTATAAAGTGGACATTTCTGCTGGAAAACCTGTAAAGACTACAGAAAAGCTGGCGGATCAGGAGAGTATAGGTGATTATACTTATAACAAAGACCATAGTTTAGGGCTTATTGAAAAGTCTGGTGATTTATTCTTGTACGCTTTCAAAACAAAGCAGCAGCGCAGACTGACAAATACTATAGAAGCGGAACGTAACGCTGTTTTTTTAAACGACGGGACGATTGCCTTTCAAAAGGGAAATAATTTATATGCACTCAATCTGAATACTTCGGAGCTGAAACAGCTTACCAATTTTGTTTCCGGGAAAAAGGCTCCTGTGGTTAAAAATACGCAGGACAATTGGTTAAAAACCGAACAGGACGGGCTCTTTGAAGTGATTAAAAGTAAGAAAAAGCAGGAAGCTTTCAGGCTGGCTAAAAAGAAAAGCCTGAGCGGAGAGGATAAACCTTTAAGGGCAATTGAGCTTGGGAACCAGCAGCTCAGTAATTTAGTGATCAGTCCGGATGGACGTTATATCAATTACAGGCTGAAGCTTCAGGCCGGGGAAGGCAGAGAAACGATTGTACCGAATTTTGTAACGGCATCGGGCTATACTGAAGATATTCCGGGCAGAACTAAAGTAGGAGAGCCTTTACCTGTTTATGAGAATTTTATCTATGATCAGCAACGGGATACTGTTTATAAGATTCAGCTCACAAATATTCCCGGTATTAAAGATTTGCCGGACTATCTGAAAGACTATCCAAAGGAACAGGAAGCGGCGGTTAAGAAAAATGAAGACAGAAAAGTCAATTTATCTGCACCCATATGGAATACTGCGGGTACAATGGCGGTTTTAACGGCGGAATCGCAGGATAATAAAGATCGCTGGATCTTAAAGTTAGATGCGGCTACAGGCGGTTTAACACTTTTAGACAGACAACGCGATGAAGCCTGGATTGGTGGCCCTGGTATCAATTCAGATAACCTGGGATGGACAGATAATCAGCATATATATTTTCAGAGTGAAGCGAGCGGATACGCGCATGTTTACGTTGCTGATGTTTCTACAGGGGTTAAGCGCCAGCTGACCAGCGGAAAATGGGAAGTGAAAAATCTTTCTTTATCCAAAGACAAACAAACCTTTTATTTCACTGGAAATATAGAACATCCGGGCATTACGCATTTTTATAAAGTGAGTGTGAATGGTGGAACGCCAGTCAAAATTACCAGTATGAAAGGGGGTAATGAAGTTACTTTATCCCCTGATGAAAAGTGGCTGGCTATCAATTATTCTTATATGAACAAGCCTTGGGAGCTTTATATTCAGGCGAATAAGCCGGGTGCTAAAGCAATTAGAGTAACGGAATCATCTTCTGCGGCGTTTAAGGCTTATCCATGGAGAGAACCAGATCTGGTTTCTTTTAAAAACAGGTATGGTGATGACGTATATGCGCGGGTTTATCCGGCATCAAAGCCTGCTGCAAACCATCCCGCGGTTGTATTTGTGCATGGTGCAGGTTATTTGCAGAATGTACATTACTGGTGGAGCCAGTATTCCAGAGAATATATGTTCCATAACCTGCTTGCAGATAATGGGTATACAGTAATTGATATCGATTATACAGCGAGTTCCGGATATGGCAGAAACCATCGCACAGGAATTTACCGTCATATGGGTGGAAAGGATTTAACCGATCAGGTGGACGGCATAAAAATGCTGGTAGAAAAGTACCAGGTGAACCCGCAGCATGTAGGTATTTATGGCGGTTCTTATGGTGGGTTCATTACTTTAATGGCGCTGTTTAATGAACCTGGTGTTTTCGCTTCTGGTGCGGCACTGCGTTCGGTAACAGACTGGGCACATTACAACCATGGTTATACTTCTAATATCCTGAACGAACCAGCTAATGATTCACTGGCTTACAGGCGCAGTTCTCCAATCTATTTTGCTGAAGGTCTGAAAGGGGATTTATTGATGTGCCATGGGATGGTGGATGAGAATGTGCAGTTTCAGGATATAGTCCGTTTGAGTCAGCGCCTGATTGAATTGGGCAAAAACCACTGGGATCTGGCTGTTTATCCTGTTGAAGACCATGGATTTGTGCAGCCCTCGAGCTGGACGGATGAATATAAAAGGATCTTTAAGCTGTTTGAAAGGACGTTAAAGAATTAAAATAGAGTGTGACTGATTCTTCGGTTTGTGTGTATAGGTTTTGTCTATGGGGTCATCAATATTAAGTATCTGTTATCTTTTCAATAGGGTTGATAAAGAGGCAATATTGATGTATTTTTGCACAACGAAAAAAAGAACATTATGATTAATATAGGTGAACAATTTCCAGCTTATTCAAAACCAGCTGTAGTTAGTATAGAAAAAGGAAAAGAGTTTGAAACATTAACTTCTGAAACTTTAGTAAATGAGAACAACCAATGGACTTGTATGTTCTGGTGGCCAAAAGATTTTACTTTTGTTTGTCCAACTGAAATCGCTGAATTCAATGCTAATTTCGGTGAATTCCGTGACCGTGACACTACTTTAATCGGTGCCTCTACAGATTCAGAAAATGTGCATTTAGCATGGAGACACAACCATGATGATTTACGTGGTTTAAAATTCCCAATGCTTGCTGATACTTCTAAATCATTAGCTGAAGCGCTTGATATCTTAGAGCCAACAGAAAAAATCGCTTACCGTGCAACTTTCATCATTGACCCACAAGGAATTATCCGTTGGGCTAGTGCAAATGACTTAAGTGTTGGACGTAACGTAAAAGAAGTATTAAGAGTACTTGATGCTTTACAAACTGACGAACTTTGTCCTTGTAACTGGGAAAAAGGTGAAGCAACTTTAACAGTTTAAATCTTGAATTCCTGTTTATTTTAAACAGGGTTTAATTCATAAAAACCCCTGTAAATGCATTTTGCAGGGGTTTTTTATATCCACAGAATCTGTTTTTTATAAATAAGGCAGCTTCATAAAATCATAAAAACATGAGTGAAAGTACTGAAACCATAGAAGAATTATTAGCCATTGTAGGTTTGAACGAAGGCTATAGAAACGAAAGTATCCATTTACTTGAAAAAGGTAATTCGAGATATGTACGTGACTTAAAATTAAATTTCAGCAGTACCCTGACTTCAGCACATATTACTGAAAAGGAATGTGCTTTACTTGGCTTAAGTATTGCAATCAATAACAACAACAAAGTATTAACTGATTTCTTCGAGAAATATGCGCAGCAAAAAGAAGCTACAGCAGAAGAAATTGCTGAAGCAACTGGTTGTGCTTCTTTACTGGCTTTAAACAATGTACTTTATCGTTTCCGTCACTTTACGGCAAAAGAGAAGTATACCCGCATGCCTGCACGCGTAAGAATGCAATTAATGGGCAATCCGGTAACTGGTAAAGAATTTTTTGAATTAATGAGTTTAGCTGTTTCAGCTGTGAATGGTTGCGAAATGTGTGTAAATGCACATGAAGAATCTATTCTGGCTTTAGGAGCTACTGAAGAACGCGTATTTGATGCGATCCGTATTGCTTCAATCGTTACTTCTGCTGGTAAGATCCTTTACTAGATTTAACTGATTTATTGAAAAAGGAGGTTTCTGGAAAGAGCCTCCTTTTGTTGTATAAGGATGTTTTTGAAAATATTTAAGTATTTATTTGGATTTACTGAACAGTGTTCAGTACATTTGTACAGTATAATTTAAGGATATGGGTATATCAGAAAGAAAAGAGCGGGAAAGGGAAGAGATGAAAACGATGATCACTACTGCGGCCATGAAAATGTTCCTGGAAGATGGTTATGCGAAAACTTCTATCCGTAATATCGCCGACGCTATTGAATACAGCCCCGGCACTATTTACTTATATTATAAAGATAAAGATGAGTTACTTTTTGAGGTTCAGGCACAAGCTTATCTGAAGTTATTAGAGGCATTCAAACAAAACATAACTAGTACAGATCTGCTGGAAAGACTGGAGCAGTTGGGTAAAACTTACGTTTCTTTCGGTTTGGCCAACCCTGAATTATATGACCTGATGTTTATTATCAGGGCACCGACAAACGTGGATGAAACAGTTCATGGACATAACGGCCATGCTACATTAACTTACACAATCAGTTTGATTGAGGAATGTATTCAGGCAGACCTGTTAATTTTTAAGGATGCTAACCAGGCGGCATTGCAAATCTGGTCTATGGCGCATGGCCTGGTTTCTTTAAATCTCCGTTGTCGTTTAAAAATAATGATTCCTGAAGAAGCATCCATTCCTGAAATTTTGAATAAAGCGATAGAAGATTATTTATTTTCCATAAGGGCTTAGGCCTTTTTTTTGACCCATTACTAAACACTGTTTATTATGTATACATCATTTATTAAAGCATCTGTTCTACTCACCGGATGGCTGCTTATTTTAGGGAAACCAGCCATGGCGCAACAGCAGAGCAGGCAGCTGGATGACTATATTTCATTGGCTTTTGAACAGAACCAGGGGCTGAAGCAACAAAACTTCGACCTGGAAAAATCATTATTTGCCCTGAATGAGGCCAAAGCTATGTATTTGCCTACAGTGAGTATGCTGGGCAGTTACACGAAGTCTGCGGGAGGCAGGACGATAGATATACCGGTTGGTGACCTGGTTAATCCTATTTACAGTGCGCTTAATCAATTGACCTCTTCTTCTAAGTATCCGCAGTTACCGAATCAATCATTCTTATTGAACCCGGATAATTTTTATGATGTTAAACTCAGGACATCACTTCCGCTGATCAATGCAGAGATCCGTTATAATAAACTAATTAAACAAAAATTGATCAGCAGTCAGCAGGCCGCGGTGAATGTTTATAAAAGAGCACTGGTCAAAGACATTAAAACTGCTTATTACCACTACTTTCAAGCCTTACAGGGTGTGGAAACATACCGCAGCGCCTTATTACTCATTGATGAAAATATCCGCGTGAATACGAGTTTATTAAAGAATGGGGTTAGAAATGGAACTGCTTTATTACGTGCACAGACGGAGCAGGAAAAAACAAATGCTGCCCTTATTAATGCGCAACGTAATGTAGACAATGCCAGTGCCTATTTTAATTTTTTATTAAACCGGCCTTTAAAGGAGAAAATTCTGATAGACAGTGTTGCCATTGCCAATGTATTAGTTATACCGGATACCACAACTGGTATTAGCGGACGGGAAGAATTAAAACAATTAAACAGCTTGAAAGAAGCTAATAACCTGGATTATAAATTACAAAGGTCTAATCTGATCCCTAAGTTGAGCACCTATATTGATCTGGGATCCCAGGGAATGGATTTTAAAGTAAATGATAAAACTAGATACTATATGTGGGGTGTCAATCTGCAATGGGACATCTTTACAGGAGGTAAAAATAAGTTCCGTGCAGCACAGGCCCAGTCAAGCATCAAAGCGAATACAGCCAAAATTGATGAAACAGAACAGTCATTTAAATTGCAGTTGGCCCAATCTTATAACAATTACCGGGCTGCTAAAGCTGCTTGTACGAGTGCAATATCGGGATTATCCTTTGCGGGTAAATATTACAGAGATCAGCTCAAAGCATACCGCGCTGGACAGTTATTATATCTTGAACTGATTGACGCACAGGATCAGTTAACCAATGCAAAACTCAGAATGGCCGATACACAGGCCGACTTACAAATCACAATGGCCGAACTGGAACGTGATCAGGCTACTTATCCATTAAATAATTAATATTAAAATATAAACGAAATGAAAGCTATTCATTATGCTGCGCTATTGCTGGGAGTACCGTTATTTTACGCTTGCAATACCTCAACGCCAGTTGCCAGCACGGCAATGGGAAACGATACGATTCCGGTTCAGGTTATGAAACTTAACCTGGAAAGCAGTAATGCCGCGATCCCGGTATCCGGACAATTTACAACGAACGATGAAGTGATGCTCTCTTTTAAAACCGGAGGGATTATAAACAGTCTGCTGGTTAAAGAGGGTGATGCAGTTAAAAAAGGGCAGTTGCTTGCAACTTTGAACCTGACGGAGATTAATGCGCAAGTGCAGCAGGCTCAACTAGGTTATGAAAAGGCAAAGCGTGATTACCAGCGGACAAAAAACCTGTATAGTGATAGTGTCGCTACTTTAGAGCAGTTGCAAAATAGCAAAACTGCGCTTCAGATTTCTCAGCAGCAGCTTAATCAGGTTGATTTTAACAGGAAGTATTCGGAGATACATGCCCCTGAAAATGGGTTTATTCTTAAAAAGCTGGCAGATGTAGGTCAGCAGATTTCTTCTGGCACTGCTGTGTTACAAACTAATGGGGCACAATCCGGGAAATGGGAGTTAAAAGTTGGGATCAGCGATAGGGAATGGGCAATTTTGAAATTAAATGATCCGGCAAAGATAGAAACCACTGCTATGCCGGGACAGGTTTTAGATGGGGTGGTGAGCCGTAAGTCTGAAGGCGTTGATGCGGCTACTGGAACATTTACAGCTTATATCAGGTTAACCGGACAGACCCCAAAAGCTATTGCTGCGGGCATGTTTGGAAGGGCAACGTTGAGCCCTTCAAAGCAGGTAGCGCATAAAGGAAACTGGCAAATACCATACGAAGCTTTGTTAGACGGAGACGGAAGCAGCGGTTATGTCTTTATTACCAATGACAACAAAACTGCGCATAGGGTAAAAGTGACAGTTGCAGGAATTGAGAAAAACACGGTAACCATCAGTGGGGGACTGGAAAATGCGGCGGCATTGATTATTTCGGGATCAGCCTATCTGACAGATAACAGCAAGATCAGTATTCATTCACCATTAAAAGCAGCGAAATGAAAATATCAGATTACGCTGTAAAAAACAGCCAGTTTACGCTGGTGATTTTCCTGATGATCATCGTATTGGGGATTACCACCATGTTCAGTATGCCCAGATCGGAAGATCCGGAGATGCATGCACCAGCTTTTTCCGTGATTATTGTTTATCCGGGAACCAGTCCGAGGGATATCGAAGACCGGGTGGTTACCCCTCTGGAAAAAACGATTTCAGGGTTGGATGATATTAAAAGAATCCGGACAAGTATCTCTAATGGAGTCGCTGTTTTACGGGTAGAATATAAGTACAGCAGCAGTGTTGAAGGAAAATATCAGGAAATTGTAAGAGAGGTTAACAGTAAAAGAAGTGAATTACCGGCTGATATTTACAGTATAGAGGTTCAGAAACAACAACCTTCTGATGTGAATGTATTGCAGGTCGCACTGGTTTCAGAGAATGCACCGCGCAGCAAGATGCAATATTATGCGGAAAAGCTTCAGGATGAACTGGAAAAGGTAGCTGCATTGAAGAAAGTATCCATTTTTGGTTTGCCTAGACAGCAGGTTCGTATAGAACTCGATCTGGAAAAAATGGCGCAGATGAATCTTCCGGTTAGCGCTGTAAAAAATAGTCTTCAGAGCGAAATGGCGAGTATACCGGGCGGAAGTATTGATGCGGCTCACCAGACATTTAACATTGTAACCAACGAATACAGAACCCTAGACGCAGTTCAAAATACGATTGTTTATGCAGCAGGAGGGAAAAATATAGTCTTAAAGAACATTGCCCGGGTTTATTACGGGTATGAAGAAGATAAGCACATTACACGCTTAAACGGGCACCGTAGTTTATTCATCACTGCGGCTCAGAAAGAGGGGGAGAATATTAGTAAAACGCAAAAGACCTATCAGCCGGTGCTGGCAAATTTTAAAAAGACATTGCCCGCTAATATTGATCTGGTACAGAATTTTGACCAGGCAGATAATGTAAATAGAAGGCTGACTGGTTTGGGACATGATTTTATAATTGCCATTTTACTGGTTGCGGTAACTTTATTGCCACTAGGGATGCGTCCGGCAATCATTGTGATGATTTCAATACCACTTTCACTGGCTATCGGGATTGTTTTACTACAGTTGTTTGGTTTCAACCTCAATCAGCTGAGTATTGTCGGACTAGTGGTTGCGCTAGGATTGCTCGTGGATGATAGTATTGTCGTCGTGGAAAATATTGAAAGGTGGATGCTGGAAGGGCACAGTCGTTTGGATGCTACTTTGAAAGCAACTAAGCAGATTGGAATGGCTGTAGTGGGTTGTACGATTACTTTGATTATTGCTTTTATGCCACTGGTATTTTTACCGGAAGGTTCGGGTGATTTTATCAGGTCATTACCACTGGCAGTTATTTTTTCGGTACTGGCATCAATGTTGGTTTCTTTAACGATTATCCCTTTCTTATCCAGCAGGTTATTAAAAACTCACGTTGGAAATCCAGAAGGCAATATGTTGATGCGTGGGCTGAAAAGGTTGATTCATGGCAGTTATGCGCGTTTGTTGGATAAAGCTTTGCGAAGACCACTGTTAACTATTTCGATCGCGGTTGTACT of Pedobacter cryoconitis contains these proteins:
- a CDS encoding efflux RND transporter permease subunit; translation: MKISDYAVKNSQFTLVIFLMIIVLGITTMFSMPRSEDPEMHAPAFSVIIVYPGTSPRDIEDRVVTPLEKTISGLDDIKRIRTSISNGVAVLRVEYKYSSSVEGKYQEIVREVNSKRSELPADIYSIEVQKQQPSDVNVLQVALVSENAPRSKMQYYAEKLQDELEKVAALKKVSIFGLPRQQVRIELDLEKMAQMNLPVSAVKNSLQSEMASIPGGSIDAAHQTFNIVTNEYRTLDAVQNTIVYAAGGKNIVLKNIARVYYGYEEDKHITRLNGHRSLFITAAQKEGENISKTQKTYQPVLANFKKTLPANIDLVQNFDQADNVNRRLTGLGHDFIIAILLVAVTLLPLGMRPAIIVMISIPLSLAIGIVLLQLFGFNLNQLSIVGLVVALGLLVDDSIVVVENIERWMLEGHSRLDATLKATKQIGMAVVGCTITLIIAFMPLVFLPEGSGDFIRSLPLAVIFSVLASMLVSLTIIPFLSSRLLKTHVGNPEGNMLMRGLKRLIHGSYARLLDKALRRPLLTISIAVVLFATSVFLFKVIGFSLFPASEKPQFLVNITTPNQSNLSYTDGVAKAIEKELKQESEVKYYSSNIGKGNPRIYYNIIPENDRSDFAQLFVQLGEDTSPDAKLKLIQKLQKRWAHYPGAKVEVKNFEQGPPVIAPVEVRLFGDNLDTLRLLSIRVEKLLNESPGTMYVRNPVSLLKSDIRVVVNKEKAQLLGVSTINIDQTARLAVTGLNMGTFYNNDNKNGYGVLLTRTKEGRPGMDAFRNLYVDNAKGNALPMNQVADLKLEASQAVINHQEKKRVVSVQANVRDGFLVNRVIDDVIFKMDKVHLPAGYSYEMGGEVESRNNSFGGFLNIILVTVFLFIAVLILLFKTFKSTLIVLSVIPLGVVGAAVALWITGNSLSFVAIIGLIALAGIEVKNTILLVDFTNQLRKQGKGLQEAIREAGEVRFLPIVLTSLTAIGGLIPIAISTNPLIAPLAIVLIGGLISSTLLSRIVTPIIYELIPPVIEVEEQKPV